In a genomic window of Methylovirgula sp. 4M-Z18:
- a CDS encoding LysR substrate-binding domain-containing protein — MSEKPRLPPLNALRVFHVVARHKSFRQAADELLVTPQAVGLQIKLLEDALQVTLFERKGRAIELTESAILLSHFVNAGFEEFAEGIRRVTKSAYRDRINLNASPYFATRYLLPRLSLFREILPRADLRLTTIVDLPDFGRDDIDMAVQWGYGNWPEFDTKLLVRDPKIICCSPTIGEQIKSPQDLTRFTLLDPVKSNRLWPDILRHLSVEQTHSDRSIGFDDAATMRRAARQGIGIGLVSVIDAEEDLRSGALVAPVGRDALADMKPEEVPGFYLVVPKGHLRVTAVATFHRWLCQQEWQSDLKIPDLPKPAPLSG; from the coding sequence ATGAGTGAAAAGCCGCGCCTGCCACCTTTGAATGCCCTGCGGGTTTTCCACGTGGTGGCGCGGCACAAGAGCTTTCGTCAGGCGGCGGACGAGTTGCTGGTGACGCCGCAAGCCGTCGGGCTGCAAATCAAGCTGCTTGAAGATGCGTTGCAGGTCACGCTGTTCGAGCGCAAGGGGCGCGCGATCGAGCTGACGGAATCCGCGATCCTTCTGTCTCACTTCGTCAACGCCGGTTTCGAGGAATTTGCCGAAGGCATTCGCCGGGTGACCAAGTCTGCCTATCGCGATCGCATCAATCTGAACGCGAGCCCCTATTTCGCGACACGCTATCTCTTGCCGCGTCTGTCGTTGTTCCGGGAGATCCTCCCGCGTGCCGACCTTCGGCTGACAACCATCGTCGATTTGCCTGATTTCGGGCGCGACGACATCGATATGGCAGTGCAATGGGGCTATGGCAATTGGCCCGAGTTCGACACGAAGCTGCTTGTGCGCGATCCGAAGATTATCTGTTGTTCGCCAACCATCGGCGAACAGATCAAGTCGCCGCAGGATCTGACGCGTTTCACGCTCCTGGACCCGGTCAAATCGAACCGCCTTTGGCCGGATATCCTGCGGCATCTGTCGGTCGAGCAGACCCATAGCGACCGCAGCATTGGCTTCGACGACGCAGCCACGATGCGGCGCGCGGCGCGGCAAGGCATCGGCATCGGCCTCGTCTCGGTGATCGACGCCGAAGAAGATTTGCGCTCCGGCGCTCTCGTCGCGCCGGTCGGGCGCGATGCCTTGGCCGATATGAAGCCGGAGGAAGTTCCCGGCTTCTATCTTGTCGTGCCGAAAGGACATCTGCGCGTGACGGCGGTCGCGACCTTCCATCGCTGGCTGTGCCAGCAAGAATGGCAAAGCGATTTGAAGATTCCCGATCTTCCGAAACCGGCCCCGCTTTCAGGTTGA
- a CDS encoding SDR family NAD(P)-dependent oxidoreductase, producing MKDLSVVIVGGGSGLGALLARMAVDEGASAMGIIDINLDAAEAALEPARAKRLPTASATCDIQVGPQCHAAFEEMVAKLGRIDTLINCAAIYPRRPLLEISDAEWDASNGVNIKGTYHMMVAAVRHMQSQESKSHVRGRIVNLTSVDAFKAHPQNAHYAATKAAVVSLTRSFAHHVAKDGILVNSVAPAGMATERAKALGFLEELAKASPLGRGALPTEIAEWVLMAGSPKNTYMTGENIIVSGGYIYA from the coding sequence ATGAAGGATCTTTCTGTAGTCATCGTCGGTGGCGGCTCCGGTCTCGGCGCATTGCTTGCCCGTATGGCCGTCGACGAAGGCGCATCCGCGATGGGCATCATCGACATCAACCTCGATGCCGCGGAGGCCGCCTTGGAGCCGGCGCGTGCCAAAAGATTGCCGACAGCAAGCGCCACATGCGACATCCAGGTTGGCCCGCAGTGTCATGCGGCTTTCGAAGAAATGGTCGCGAAACTTGGGCGTATCGACACACTGATCAATTGCGCCGCCATCTATCCGCGCCGCCCGCTCCTGGAAATCAGCGACGCCGAGTGGGACGCGTCGAACGGCGTCAATATCAAGGGCACGTACCACATGATGGTGGCGGCAGTCCGCCACATGCAATCGCAAGAGTCCAAAAGCCACGTGAGGGGACGCATCGTCAACCTCACATCCGTCGATGCGTTCAAGGCGCATCCGCAAAACGCCCATTATGCGGCAACCAAAGCGGCGGTCGTGAGCTTGACCCGCTCTTTCGCGCACCATGTCGCGAAGGATGGCATCCTGGTGAATTCGGTGGCGCCGGCCGGCATGGCGACCGAGCGTGCGAAAGCCCTTGGGTTTCTGGAAGAACTCGCAAAGGCGAGTCCGCTGGGCCGAGGTGCGCTCCCCACCGAAATCGCCGAATGGGTGCTCATGGCCGGTAGCCCGAAGAACACTTACATGACGGGCGAAAATATCATTGTGTCGGGCGGCTATATCTACGCATGA
- a CDS encoding SDR family oxidoreductase → MTTALITGATSGIGRAMAVALSDAGYDVYALGRSKSALEDLRAGRPKITPIAVDVTDRDGIEAVVSDLHVDVLINNAGIMPPLGNFADMKIADIDATLEVNLSAAILLTRLIVPQMRDRGAGHILFTGSSAAHTAFPNIAVYSAAKAAISGFAASLRTDLSQYGIRVTEIVPGRVETQLYKDILGAEARAAMYAGNIAVQPEDVAKMVVALLDLPAWSDVTRFDIMPTRPTTPSGSK, encoded by the coding sequence GTGACAACAGCACTCATCACCGGCGCAACGAGCGGAATCGGTCGAGCGATGGCCGTAGCGCTGAGCGACGCAGGTTATGATGTCTACGCTTTGGGTCGTAGCAAATCCGCCTTGGAAGACTTACGGGCCGGCCGGCCCAAGATCACGCCGATCGCCGTCGATGTGACCGATCGGGACGGGATCGAAGCCGTGGTGTCGGACCTGCACGTCGATGTTCTGATCAACAATGCCGGCATCATGCCGCCGCTCGGCAATTTCGCCGACATGAAGATCGCCGACATCGATGCGACGCTCGAGGTCAATCTCAGCGCAGCGATCTTGCTGACCCGTCTCATCGTGCCGCAGATGCGCGACCGTGGCGCGGGGCATATCTTGTTCACCGGCTCCTCGGCGGCCCACACAGCCTTTCCGAACATAGCCGTGTATTCGGCCGCCAAAGCCGCGATCTCAGGCTTCGCCGCGTCATTGCGCACGGATCTTTCGCAGTACGGCATTCGCGTCACCGAGATCGTGCCCGGCCGCGTCGAGACCCAGCTCTACAAGGACATTCTCGGCGCGGAAGCACGCGCCGCCATGTACGCCGGAAATATCGCCGTTCAGCCGGAGGATGTGGCCAAGATGGTTGTCGCGCTGCTCGACCTGCCGGCTTGGAGCGATGTGACCCGTTTCGACATCATGCCGACCAGGCCCACCACGCCGAGCGGCAGCAAGTAA
- a CDS encoding FadR/GntR family transcriptional regulator, translated as MTKRKPLSTLVAESLADKIQSGLLPPGTQLPTEAELCKEYEVSRTVVREAIARLRSEGIVIPHQGRGMFVSEAPAARNFSIPEEALKTLPETIALLELRLSVEVEAAGLCAERRTETEAVELRALMEQFDAQHGDPAAVQIHYDYDFHLAIAKAAGNEFMHAFLSYLRPILVPRFQLEYVVARELKDAYYERIHKEHSAIMDAIEKRNGRAARQAMRRHLSNSLERVRHLVLSSGVSSSDTEQKAAAETFFGDLKRPIPLDG; from the coding sequence ATGACGAAACGCAAACCACTTTCCACGCTTGTCGCCGAGAGCCTGGCCGACAAAATACAGTCGGGCCTGTTGCCGCCTGGCACGCAATTGCCGACCGAAGCGGAGCTCTGCAAGGAATACGAGGTGAGTCGCACCGTGGTGCGCGAAGCGATCGCCCGGCTCAGATCGGAAGGGATCGTGATTCCGCATCAGGGGCGCGGCATGTTCGTGAGCGAAGCGCCCGCGGCCCGCAATTTCTCGATTCCCGAGGAAGCGCTCAAGACCTTACCCGAGACGATCGCGCTGCTCGAATTGCGCTTGAGCGTGGAAGTTGAGGCTGCAGGCCTCTGCGCCGAACGGCGAACGGAAACCGAAGCGGTCGAACTTCGCGCGCTGATGGAGCAGTTCGATGCGCAGCACGGAGATCCAGCGGCGGTCCAGATCCATTACGATTACGATTTTCACCTGGCCATCGCCAAGGCGGCGGGCAACGAATTCATGCACGCCTTCCTCAGCTACTTGCGCCCCATCCTCGTGCCGCGTTTCCAGCTTGAGTATGTCGTCGCGCGCGAACTCAAGGATGCTTATTACGAGCGGATCCATAAAGAGCACAGTGCCATCATGGATGCGATCGAGAAGCGCAATGGCCGCGCGGCGCGCCAAGCCATGCGCCGGCATCTGTCCAACAGTCTCGAACGCGTCCGGCATCTGGTGCTGTCCTCGGGAGTGTCCAGCTCGGATACGGAGCAGAAGGCGGCGGCCGAGACCTTTTTCGGTGACCTGAAACGGCCGATCCCCTTGGACGGATGA
- a CDS encoding RidA family protein produces the protein MSDIKRLDFDTRIHHGVIHNGTLYLTGQVARPGQSAADQMREVLAKIDALLIKAGTDKTRILHVQIWLDDIRDFDEVNIVWDAWMPKEHAPARSTGEGRMAKPGMLVELIVTAAV, from the coding sequence ATGAGCGATATCAAACGGCTAGATTTCGACACGCGGATCCATCACGGGGTCATCCACAATGGAACGCTGTATTTGACCGGGCAGGTGGCGCGGCCCGGCCAATCTGCTGCCGACCAGATGCGCGAAGTCCTTGCCAAAATTGATGCACTTCTGATCAAAGCTGGTACTGATAAGACACGTATCCTGCATGTGCAGATTTGGCTGGACGACATCCGGGACTTCGACGAAGTCAATATTGTCTGGGATGCCTGGATGCCGAAGGAGCACGCGCCGGCCCGCTCGACCGGAGAGGGACGGATGGCGAAACCCGGGATGCTCGTCGAATTGATCGTCACTGCAGCGGTGTGA
- a CDS encoding SDR family NAD(P)-dependent oxidoreductase: MAEARTIVVVGGTSGIGRAIALRFAEEGDNVVVAGRDGVRGNDVAAACIAVGAPEAQFFETDVGNPRSVEALGQAVVDRFGAPDVAVNCAGILQSGKRVLDQDLDEDERLWRVNYRGTLLGCQVFGRLMSAAGRGAILNVGSLASFAPLSLPAYTPGKHAVLALTQMLAAELGPKGIRVNAVAPGYTLSEGLKDKIAKGERNPDAIQVTTALRRFVEPRDVAEAALFLCSDRAASITGVTLPVDAGWLVQAPYAHYLQGNPIRPST, translated from the coding sequence ATGGCTGAAGCGCGCACAATTGTCGTCGTGGGCGGCACATCGGGAATCGGTCGGGCCATCGCCCTGCGGTTTGCCGAAGAGGGGGACAATGTGGTGGTCGCCGGTCGCGATGGGGTGCGCGGCAATGACGTTGCGGCCGCCTGCATCGCGGTGGGCGCGCCTGAAGCGCAGTTCTTCGAGACGGATGTCGGCAACCCGCGCTCGGTCGAGGCGCTCGGTCAGGCTGTCGTTGATCGGTTTGGTGCCCCCGACGTTGCCGTGAATTGCGCCGGTATCTTGCAGAGCGGCAAGCGCGTCCTCGATCAGGATCTCGATGAAGATGAGAGGCTGTGGCGGGTGAATTATCGCGGCACTTTGTTGGGGTGTCAGGTCTTCGGGCGATTGATGTCCGCTGCCGGACGTGGCGCCATCCTGAATGTCGGCTCCCTCGCGTCCTTCGCGCCGCTCTCGCTTCCCGCCTATACGCCGGGGAAACACGCGGTGCTGGCGCTGACCCAGATGCTCGCGGCCGAACTTGGACCGAAGGGCATCCGGGTCAATGCGGTTGCGCCCGGTTACACGCTCTCTGAGGGATTGAAGGATAAAATCGCCAAGGGCGAGCGCAATCCCGATGCGATACAGGTCACGACGGCGTTGCGCCGCTTCGTCGAGCCGCGTGACGTCGCGGAGGCTGCCTTGTTCCTCTGCTCGGACCGGGCGGCCTCAATTACCGGCGTGACTTTGCCGGTCGACGCGGGCTGGCTCGTGCAAGCGCCTTACGCACACTATTTGCAAGGCAACCCCATCCGCCCGAGCACTTAG
- a CDS encoding shikimate dehydrogenase family protein: MRGTGKADIFVMLAHPVGHAKSPGILNEIFEQKGLDSLMVPLTCRPEDFETFWAGLTAAENIRGVIISVPYKVAVYHKCAAAHDRAARVQSANSVRRQADGSWYADNFDGVGFIDALKAAGHQLEGRRVLQVGAGGAGASIAYCLAEAGAEEIRLADIDKDRAETLAGLVGKAFPKCRVQAGEADPTGMDMAVNATPVGMHASDPLPLDVARLTPDMTVVDIIMEPAETALLKAARERGCRVQPGRPMMDYQVRGMSEFFDIDRKDRNHG, from the coding sequence ATGCGCGGAACGGGCAAGGCGGACATCTTCGTGATGCTGGCTCACCCTGTGGGTCATGCGAAGAGCCCCGGGATCTTAAACGAGATTTTCGAGCAAAAAGGCCTCGACAGTCTGATGGTGCCGCTGACCTGTCGCCCGGAAGATTTCGAGACATTTTGGGCGGGGCTCACGGCCGCGGAAAATATCCGCGGCGTCATCATCTCGGTGCCGTACAAAGTCGCGGTCTATCATAAATGCGCCGCGGCGCACGACCGCGCGGCGCGGGTGCAAAGCGCCAATTCGGTCCGTCGCCAGGCGGACGGAAGCTGGTACGCCGACAATTTCGACGGCGTCGGCTTCATCGATGCGCTAAAGGCTGCCGGTCATCAGCTTGAAGGGCGCCGGGTTCTGCAAGTCGGTGCCGGCGGTGCAGGGGCTTCGATCGCTTATTGTCTGGCCGAGGCCGGCGCCGAAGAGATTCGTCTTGCCGACATCGATAAAGACCGCGCAGAGACGCTGGCCGGCCTTGTCGGCAAAGCATTCCCGAAGTGCCGCGTGCAGGCTGGGGAGGCCGATCCCACCGGCATGGATATGGCGGTCAATGCGACGCCGGTCGGCATGCACGCGAGCGATCCGTTGCCGCTGGACGTCGCCCGGCTCACCCCCGACATGACCGTCGTCGATATCATCATGGAGCCTGCCGAAACGGCGTTGCTGAAGGCCGCGCGGGAACGCGGCTGCCGCGTGCAGCCCGGCCGTCCGATGATGGATTATCAGGTGCGGGGAATGTCCGAGTTTTTCGATATTGACCGCAAGGACCGTAACCATGGCTGA
- a CDS encoding 2-hydroxy-3-oxopropionate reductase, whose protein sequence is MRIGFIGLGVMGAPMARHLAAAGHDIVTVLNRSALPDNLKATVVGSAADVARASEIVITMLPDTPDVERVLLGDGGVLEGISAGALVIDMSSISPIATARFAARFTSAGVGYLDAPVSGGEVGAKAANLTIMVGGPKAEFQRALPIFEKLGKNITLIGERPGAGQTCKIANQIIVALNIEAVAEALVFASKAGCDPAVVRSALMGGFASSRVLEVHGERMIKRSFAPGFRIRLHQKDLSLALESARALGIALPNTATAQELMNACAARKGGAEADHSSLVRALEMLGGHTLADDKE, encoded by the coding sequence ATGCGGATCGGTTTCATCGGACTCGGAGTGATGGGAGCGCCGATGGCGAGGCACCTCGCCGCCGCCGGGCACGATATTGTGACGGTGCTCAACCGATCGGCCCTGCCAGACAACCTGAAAGCAACCGTCGTCGGCTCGGCCGCCGATGTGGCGCGTGCCTCTGAAATCGTCATCACGATGCTGCCCGACACACCGGACGTGGAGCGTGTTTTGCTCGGCGACGGCGGGGTGTTGGAAGGCATATCCGCCGGGGCGCTCGTGATCGATATGAGTTCGATCAGCCCGATTGCGACGGCGCGATTTGCTGCGAGATTCACCAGCGCGGGAGTTGGCTATCTCGACGCCCCCGTCTCGGGCGGGGAGGTCGGCGCCAAGGCGGCGAACCTGACCATCATGGTGGGCGGCCCGAAAGCCGAGTTCCAGCGCGCTTTGCCGATCTTCGAGAAGCTGGGCAAGAACATCACGCTGATCGGCGAACGTCCCGGCGCCGGCCAGACCTGCAAGATCGCCAACCAAATCATCGTCGCGCTGAACATTGAGGCTGTCGCCGAGGCGCTGGTGTTTGCCAGCAAGGCCGGCTGCGACCCCGCCGTCGTGCGGAGCGCGCTCATGGGCGGGTTTGCGTCCTCCCGCGTGCTTGAAGTCCATGGCGAGCGCATGATCAAGCGCTCGTTCGCGCCGGGATTTCGCATTCGCCTGCACCAGAAGGATTTGAGCCTGGCGCTCGAAAGCGCGCGGGCGCTTGGAATCGCATTGCCCAACACCGCAACCGCGCAGGAACTGATGAACGCATGCGCCGCCCGCAAGGGCGGGGCGGAGGCTGATCATTCCTCGCTCGTGCGGGCACTGGAAATGCTGGGCGGTCACACATTAGCGGACGACAAGGAGTGA
- a CDS encoding HpcH/HpaI aldolase family protein: MEERINTLKAGLAAGRRQIGIWCSLASALTTEIVAGSGTDWVLIDGEHSPNHLRSIMAQLQVLGGFACEGVVRLPSDDSNLIKQAMDIGARSLMIPNVRTADQARAIVAAMRYAPAGVRGFSVGHRANAFGRIANYHANARTQQLLAVQVECGTGVANASEIAAVDGVDAIFVGPGDLSTNMGEMGNPGAAKVQTAIASVQNAAAAKGKWSGILAPVKADADRYLANGFTMVAVGSDLGLLARGSDALIASFNR; this comes from the coding sequence ATGGAAGAGCGCATAAACACCCTCAAGGCCGGCTTGGCCGCCGGCCGCAGACAGATCGGGATTTGGTGCTCGCTGGCGTCCGCACTGACCACCGAAATCGTGGCGGGGTCCGGGACGGATTGGGTGTTGATCGACGGCGAGCACAGCCCCAATCACCTGCGCAGCATCATGGCGCAACTTCAGGTGCTGGGCGGCTTTGCCTGCGAAGGCGTCGTGCGGCTGCCCTCCGACGACTCCAATCTCATCAAACAGGCCATGGATATCGGCGCGCGCAGCCTGATGATCCCGAATGTGCGGACCGCCGATCAGGCCCGCGCGATCGTTGCCGCTATGCGCTATGCCCCCGCCGGTGTGCGCGGCTTTTCCGTCGGCCATCGCGCGAACGCCTTTGGCCGCATTGCCAATTATCACGCAAACGCCCGCACGCAGCAGCTTCTGGCGGTTCAGGTCGAATGCGGGACCGGCGTTGCGAATGCGAGCGAAATAGCCGCCGTGGACGGCGTCGACGCGATCTTCGTCGGCCCTGGCGATCTTTCCACCAATATGGGCGAGATGGGTAATCCCGGCGCGGCGAAGGTTCAAACGGCCATCGCTTCGGTACAGAATGCCGCGGCAGCGAAAGGCAAGTGGAGCGGCATTCTGGCTCCAGTCAAGGCGGATGCCGATCGCTACCTTGCGAATGGCTTCACGATGGTTGCGGTCGGCTCGGATCTTGGGCTGCTCGCGCGTGGCTCCGACGCCCTCATCGCCTCGTTCAACCGCTGA
- a CDS encoding NAD(P)/FAD-dependent oxidoreductase, with protein MPVPPYRAPTRTAYDIVIVGGAAVGSSIAYWLSQALGTRASILVVERDSTYTFSSTALSTSAIRQQYSNPINVKISQFGIQIIRGFQERMAPFYKDEIAPDLGFREHGYLYCCSPEGVEAARARVDLQRRHGAHTIFLEPGPLKDRFPWLNVDDLGGGAWGSRDEGWFDSMGLMNGFRRGARASGVEYIDNAVAGLEMDKGRVITASLATGQTIACGTLVNAAGPRAQRVAAMAGLSIPVEPRKRYSFVFASSTPIPGRMPNVIDLSGTFVRPEGELFLTGNTPLDDRAADYDDFEMDHSEFDERIWPALWHRIPCFDALKVQQSWTGHYEYNTLDHNGIVGFHPAVSNFMFANGFSGHGLQQSPAVGRAVSELIIHGAFQTLDLSPFRYERIPRNEPFLEEAVI; from the coding sequence ATGCCTGTCCCCCCTTACCGAGCTCCCACCCGCACGGCTTACGATATCGTCATCGTGGGCGGTGCAGCGGTTGGTTCGTCAATAGCCTATTGGCTCAGTCAGGCCTTGGGTACGCGCGCGTCGATCTTGGTGGTGGAGCGCGATAGCACCTACACATTCTCCTCGACCGCCTTGTCGACCAGCGCGATCCGGCAACAATATTCGAACCCGATCAACGTGAAGATCAGCCAGTTCGGCATCCAGATCATCCGTGGCTTTCAGGAGCGGATGGCCCCGTTTTATAAGGACGAGATCGCACCCGATCTTGGATTTCGCGAGCACGGCTATCTCTATTGCTGCTCGCCCGAGGGCGTGGAGGCCGCCAGGGCCCGCGTCGACTTGCAGCGCCGCCACGGCGCTCACACAATCTTTCTCGAGCCCGGCCCGCTGAAGGACCGATTCCCGTGGCTCAACGTCGACGATCTCGGCGGCGGCGCCTGGGGATCGCGCGACGAAGGCTGGTTCGATTCCATGGGCCTGATGAACGGCTTCCGCCGCGGCGCCCGCGCCAGCGGCGTCGAATATATCGACAATGCCGTGGCTGGATTGGAGATGGACAAGGGACGTGTCATTACAGCCAGCCTTGCCACGGGCCAAACGATTGCTTGCGGAACCTTGGTCAATGCCGCCGGCCCGCGGGCGCAGCGGGTTGCCGCCATGGCGGGCTTGTCGATCCCGGTGGAGCCGCGCAAACGCTACAGCTTCGTCTTTGCCAGCTCGACGCCGATCCCAGGTCGGATGCCCAATGTCATCGACCTTTCCGGCACCTTCGTGCGGCCGGAAGGCGAACTCTTCCTGACCGGCAACACGCCGCTCGACGATCGGGCGGCGGATTACGACGATTTCGAGATGGATCACTCGGAGTTCGACGAGCGCATCTGGCCGGCGCTATGGCATCGCATCCCCTGTTTCGACGCGCTCAAGGTGCAGCAAAGCTGGACCGGCCATTACGAATACAACACGCTGGATCACAACGGCATCGTCGGCTTCCATCCGGCGGTAAGCAACTTCATGTTCGCCAACGGCTTCTCGGGACATGGCTTGCAGCAATCACCGGCCGTTGGCCGGGCTGTTTCGGAACTGATCATTCACGGCGCATTCCAAACGCTCGACCTGTCGCCGTTCCGGTATGAGCGCATCCCGCGCAACGAACCCTTCCTCGAAGAGGCGGTCATTTGA
- the hisE gene encoding phosphoribosyl-ATP diphosphatase, which produces MADAINHLYATVLAARDRDPNVSRTSKLFRAGITKMAKKLAEEAFEVGLDALRMKRDGVILESADLLYHLAVIWAECGITPEDVDDEIERRERIYGIAEKLPKHGANRPHRVKLIA; this is translated from the coding sequence ATGGCCGACGCTATCAATCACCTTTACGCAACCGTCCTCGCGGCGCGCGACCGTGATCCCAACGTGTCGCGGACGTCGAAATTGTTCCGTGCCGGCATAACGAAAATGGCGAAGAAACTGGCCGAAGAGGCCTTCGAGGTCGGCCTCGACGCCTTGCGGATGAAGCGCGACGGGGTGATCCTGGAAAGCGCCGATCTGCTCTACCATCTCGCCGTGATCTGGGCCGAGTGCGGCATTACGCCCGAGGATGTGGATGACGAAATCGAGCGGCGCGAGCGCATCTACGGCATCGCGGAAAAGCTTCCCAAACATGGGGCGAACCGGCCGCATCGCGTCAAACTGATCGCTTAG
- a CDS encoding DeoR/GlpR family DNA-binding transcription regulator: protein MLSNQRQKEILQVVKERGTYKITDLAERFSVSTETIRRNLKSLADKGLVAKFHGGVTLPTAEDEPPFQRRMQLNREQKQRVAAAAVALIRDGDSLILDSGTTTSYVADALANHTGLVIVTNSADVACRLASRNDNRVFLAGGEISPEGLAAFSATAITFLRQFRVRYTLLTVAGISDRGDFAHFHLWEAEFAQAAIEQADETWVIADHSKFGRNAPVRLGSLDDVTAIITDQPPPASFAEQCALKNVAICLPPD from the coding sequence ATGCTTTCCAACCAGCGGCAGAAAGAAATTCTGCAGGTTGTTAAAGAACGTGGCACGTATAAAATTACCGACCTCGCCGAACGGTTCTCGGTTTCCACCGAGACCATTCGGCGAAATCTGAAATCGCTTGCAGATAAAGGGCTGGTCGCAAAATTTCACGGTGGCGTTACGTTGCCGACGGCCGAGGACGAACCTCCGTTTCAGCGCCGCATGCAATTGAATCGAGAACAGAAGCAACGGGTCGCGGCGGCGGCGGTCGCGCTCATCCGCGACGGCGATTCGCTGATCCTGGACAGCGGGACGACGACCTCTTACGTCGCCGATGCCCTCGCCAACCACACCGGCCTCGTCATTGTCACAAACTCGGCGGATGTCGCCTGCCGGCTCGCATCGCGCAATGACAATCGCGTCTTTCTCGCGGGCGGCGAAATCTCACCGGAGGGCCTTGCCGCCTTCAGCGCGACGGCCATCACTTTCTTGCGGCAGTTCCGGGTCCGCTACACGTTGTTGACGGTCGCCGGTATCAGCGATCGCGGCGATTTTGCGCATTTCCACTTATGGGAAGCCGAGTTCGCCCAAGCGGCGATCGAGCAAGCGGACGAAACCTGGGTCATTGCCGACCACAGCAAATTCGGCCGCAATGCCCCGGTCAGATTGGGCTCTCTCGACGATGTCACGGCGATCATCACCGACCAGCCGCCGCCCGCGTCCTTTGCCGAGCAATGTGCGCTCAAGAACGTCGCGATCTGCCTGCCGCCCGACTGA